From one Synechocystis sp. PCC 6803 substr. PCC-P genomic stretch:
- a CDS encoding NAD(P)H-quinone oxidoreductase subunit O, protein MAAKMKKGSLVRVIRAQLENSLEAQASDRRLPDYLFHSKGEVLDLNEEYALVRFYVPTPNVWLRLDQIEALA, encoded by the coding sequence ATGGCCGCTAAAATGAAAAAGGGCAGTTTAGTGCGGGTTATCCGCGCACAATTGGAAAACAGCCTTGAAGCCCAAGCCAGCGATCGCCGTTTACCCGACTACCTTTTCCATAGCAAAGGAGAAGTGTTGGATTTAAACGAAGAATATGCCCTAGTGCGATTTTATGTCCCTACCCCCAACGTCTGGCTGCGCTTAGACCAAATCGAAGCCCTGGCTTAG
- a CDS encoding NUDIX hydrolase, with translation MNFRNPVPTVDLIIEMIDQPRRPILLIERQNPPHGWALPGGFVDYGETLEAAALREAKEEISLDVQLIEMFYAYSDPRRDPRQHTLSVVFLAAATGKPQAADDAKTVGFFDLWEFPDPVCFDHGQILRDYRRYRYYRQRPDPHRNYLGD, from the coding sequence GTGAATTTTCGTAACCCAGTTCCCACGGTGGATTTGATCATCGAAATGATTGATCAACCCCGCCGACCTATTTTATTAATTGAGCGGCAAAATCCGCCCCACGGCTGGGCCCTGCCCGGAGGCTTTGTGGACTACGGCGAAACCCTAGAAGCGGCAGCCCTGCGGGAAGCCAAGGAAGAAATTTCCCTGGACGTCCAGCTTATCGAAATGTTTTATGCCTACTCAGATCCCCGCCGGGATCCCCGGCAACACACCCTCAGTGTGGTATTCCTGGCGGCGGCCACCGGCAAACCCCAAGCGGCGGACGATGCTAAAACCGTTGGCTTTTTTGATTTGTGGGAATTTCCCGACCCAGTTTGCTTTGATCATGGACAAATTTTGCGGGATTATCGCCGCTACCGCTATTATCGTCAACGCCCCGATCCCCACCGGAATTATTTGGGGGACTAA
- the panD gene encoding aspartate 1-decarboxylase, with protein sequence MGSIRLMHAKLHRVCVTEANVNYVGSITIDPVMLERVGLLPLEEVDIINLSNGNRFSTYVLPGQAHSKEICPNGGAALLCQPGDRLIIFAYELCDRREVLQKGHQAKVLVTNESNETVDFYLQELIPKEDGVKFINNICSEAIPH encoded by the coding sequence ATGGGGAGCATTCGTTTGATGCACGCAAAATTACATCGGGTCTGTGTGACGGAGGCCAATGTTAATTATGTGGGCAGTATCACCATTGACCCAGTAATGTTGGAGCGGGTGGGATTGTTGCCCCTAGAGGAGGTGGATATTATCAATCTCAGCAACGGTAATCGCTTTTCCACCTATGTCCTGCCCGGTCAAGCCCATTCCAAGGAAATTTGCCCCAACGGTGGAGCCGCCTTGCTTTGTCAACCAGGCGATCGCCTGATTATTTTTGCCTACGAACTGTGCGATCGCCGTGAGGTATTACAAAAGGGGCACCAAGCTAAGGTGCTAGTGACCAACGAAAGTAATGAAACGGTGGATTTTTATTTACAAGAACTGATACCCAAGGAAGATGGGGTGAAATTCATCAACAATATTTGTTCGGAAGCCATCCCCCATTGA
- the mdh gene encoding malate dehydrogenase, translating to MNILEYAPIACQSWQVTVVGAGNVGRTLAQRLVQQNVANVVLLDIVPGLPQGIALDLMAAQSVEEYDSKIIGTNEYEATAGSDVVVITAGLPRRPGMSRDDLLGKNANIVAQGAREALRYSPNAILIVVTNPLDVMTYLAWKVTGLPSQRVMGMAGVLDSARLKAFIAMKLGACPSDINTLVLGGHGDLMLPLPRYCTVSGVPITELIPPQTIEELVERTRNGGAEIAALLQTGTAYYAPASSAAVMVESILRNQSRILPAATYLDGAYGLKDIFLGVPCRLGCRGVEDILEVQLTPEEKAALHLSAEAVRLNIDVALAMVSDG from the coding sequence ATGAATATTTTGGAGTATGCTCCGATCGCCTGTCAGTCCTGGCAGGTTACCGTGGTCGGCGCTGGCAATGTGGGGCGGACCCTTGCCCAGAGGTTAGTGCAGCAAAATGTCGCCAACGTAGTTTTGTTGGACATTGTGCCAGGCTTACCCCAGGGCATTGCCTTGGATTTGATGGCCGCCCAGAGCGTGGAGGAATACGACAGCAAAATCATTGGCACCAATGAATACGAGGCCACCGCCGGCTCCGATGTGGTGGTAATTACCGCTGGTCTACCCCGCAGGCCCGGCATGAGTCGGGATGATTTGTTGGGCAAAAACGCCAACATTGTGGCCCAGGGGGCCCGGGAAGCATTGCGTTATTCCCCCAACGCCATTTTGATTGTGGTCACCAATCCCCTGGATGTAATGACCTATTTGGCCTGGAAAGTAACTGGTTTACCTTCCCAACGGGTTATGGGCATGGCGGGGGTGTTGGACTCGGCTCGGCTCAAGGCCTTCATTGCGATGAAATTAGGGGCCTGTCCTTCTGATATCAACACCTTAGTGCTGGGCGGGCACGGAGATTTGATGCTGCCCTTGCCACGATACTGCACCGTCAGCGGGGTTCCCATTACCGAATTAATACCCCCCCAAACCATTGAAGAGTTGGTGGAGCGTACCCGTAACGGTGGGGCTGAAATTGCCGCCTTACTACAAACGGGCACAGCCTATTATGCGCCGGCCTCTTCCGCTGCGGTGATGGTGGAGTCCATTTTACGCAATCAGTCTAGAATTCTCCCCGCCGCCACCTACCTTGATGGTGCCTATGGATTGAAGGACATTTTCCTTGGAGTGCCCTGCCGTTTGGGGTGTCGAGGAGTGGAAGATATTCTCGAAGTGCAATTAACCCCTGAAGAAAAAGCTGCCCTCCATCTTTCTGCAGAAGCAGTTCGCCTTAATATTGATGTGGCGTTGGCCATGGTTAGCGACGGTTAA
- the bioF gene encoding 8-amino-7-oxononanoate synthase encodes MATGSTAYTWLDDALETIQRAHWHRHPQIITQGPGPEIKLEGQRLVNFASNDYLGLASHPHLKTAAIKAIAEWGTGSTGSRLLSGHRQLHQDLEQAIARWKGTEAALVFSSGYLANLGTITALVGKRDLILADEYNHSSLKRGAQLSGAKVINYDHGCPEVLTDLLMKHRDNHRRCLILSDGVFSMDGDLCPLPQLVAIAEEFQSMLLVDDAHGTGTMGKMGTGCREHFQLPVGDWIQVGTLSKALGSLGGYVAGSASLIDFLRNRAATWIYTTGLSPADTAAALAAIQLIQREPERIVQLQLNVDYLATGLESLTKLNFRRSPINSPILWVGAANPAMALEMAKHLREQGIFAPAIRPPTVPHSRIRFSVMATHSPGHIDQLLEVLDHYYPN; translated from the coding sequence ATGGCTACTGGTTCCACTGCCTACACTTGGCTAGACGATGCTCTAGAAACTATTCAGCGGGCCCATTGGCATCGCCATCCCCAGATAATTACCCAAGGGCCAGGGCCAGAAATTAAGTTGGAGGGGCAACGGCTAGTTAATTTTGCTAGCAATGATTATCTTGGCTTAGCTAGCCATCCCCACCTAAAAACAGCGGCCATTAAGGCGATCGCCGAATGGGGAACCGGCAGTACAGGTTCCCGGTTGCTGAGTGGCCACCGTCAGCTCCATCAAGACTTGGAACAGGCCATTGCCCGCTGGAAGGGGACGGAAGCCGCTTTGGTGTTCAGTTCTGGCTATTTGGCTAATTTGGGCACCATCACGGCGTTGGTGGGTAAACGGGATTTGATTTTAGCGGACGAATATAACCATTCCAGTCTGAAGCGTGGAGCCCAGTTGAGTGGAGCCAAGGTAATTAACTATGACCATGGGTGCCCAGAGGTTTTGACCGATCTATTAATGAAACATCGAGACAATCACCGTCGTTGTTTGATTCTCAGTGATGGGGTGTTCAGTATGGATGGCGATTTATGTCCCTTGCCCCAGTTAGTGGCGATCGCCGAAGAATTTCAAAGCATGTTGCTAGTGGACGATGCCCATGGCACTGGCACTATGGGAAAAATGGGCACGGGCTGTCGAGAACACTTTCAGTTACCGGTGGGAGATTGGATTCAGGTGGGAACCCTCAGTAAAGCTCTGGGGAGCCTGGGGGGTTATGTGGCTGGTAGTGCATCTTTGATAGATTTTCTGCGCAATCGAGCTGCCACTTGGATTTATACCACCGGCCTTTCACCGGCTGACACCGCCGCTGCCCTGGCGGCCATCCAACTGATCCAACGGGAACCAGAACGCATTGTCCAACTCCAGCTCAACGTTGATTACCTAGCCACAGGGTTGGAAAGTCTGACAAAATTAAACTTTCGGCGATCGCCAATTAATTCCCCCATCCTCTGGGTAGGGGCCGCCAATCCAGCCATGGCTCTGGAAATGGCCAAGCATTTACGAGAACAGGGCATTTTTGCCCCGGCCATTCGTCCCCCCACGGTTCCCCACAGTCGAATACGTTTTTCGGTCATGGCCACCCACTCCCCAGGGCACATTGACCAACTATTAGAAGTACTGGACCACTATTACCCCAATTAG
- a CDS encoding thiol-disulfide oxidoreductase DCC family protein gives MKSWQIELLYDGECPLCLREVNFLRSKDQGRGLVNFVDIAQPDYNPLDHGGVSFEDAMARIHGVKADGSVVKNVAVFREVYEILGIGWLYAPTRWPIIGPLVDRIYDFWADLRLSWTGRSSLAEILAQREKGMCATDGCALPVTSGVEGKP, from the coding sequence GTGAAAAGTTGGCAAATCGAACTTTTATACGACGGTGAATGTCCCCTTTGTCTGAGGGAAGTTAATTTTCTCCGTAGTAAAGACCAGGGCCGGGGCTTAGTTAACTTTGTGGACATTGCTCAGCCGGACTACAATCCCCTAGACCATGGCGGTGTCAGTTTTGAGGATGCCATGGCCCGTATCCATGGGGTGAAGGCTGACGGCAGTGTGGTAAAAAATGTGGCCGTTTTCCGAGAAGTTTACGAAATTCTCGGTATCGGCTGGCTATATGCTCCCACCCGTTGGCCCATTATCGGACCCTTGGTGGATAGAATTTACGACTTTTGGGCCGATCTCCGTTTGAGCTGGACTGGGCGGTCAAGCCTAGCGGAAATCCTTGCCCAGCGGGAAAAGGGAATGTGTGCCACCGATGGTTGTGCATTGCCGGTTACCAGTGGTGTTGAGGGTAAGCCCTAG
- a CDS encoding group I intron-associated PD-(D/E)XK endonuclease, which yields MSTKLKGDIAEQAAILRALKLGWGVLKPLGDRLSYDLVFDVEGILLKVQVKSSWFSEKTGNYVVDNRRTRTNRRNIVRSPYRGNDFDFAVAYVEELELFYVFPVDVFISYGSEIHLVETDKRQRKPRSFGYREAWHLILQKGAAQKETSA from the coding sequence ATGAGCACTAAGCTTAAGGGTGACATTGCAGAGCAAGCCGCCATTCTTCGTGCATTGAAGCTTGGTTGGGGGGTTCTGAAGCCATTGGGAGACCGTCTTTCTTACGATTTGGTCTTTGATGTCGAAGGGATCCTTCTGAAGGTGCAGGTTAAAAGCTCCTGGTTCAGCGAAAAGACTGGCAACTATGTTGTTGACAATCGCAGAACAAGGACAAACAGAAGAAACATTGTTAGATCTCCTTATCGTGGGAATGACTTTGATTTTGCTGTTGCCTACGTCGAAGAACTTGAGCTGTTTTACGTCTTCCCGGTTGATGTCTTTATCAGTTACGGCAGTGAAATTCACCTGGTCGAAACTGATAAGCGTCAGAGAAAACCAAGGTCATTCGGTTACCGAGAGGCTTGGCATCTCATCTTGCAAAAAGGGGCTGCGCAAAAGGAAACTTCTGCGTGA
- the map gene encoding type I methionyl aminopeptidase has protein sequence MGDTITLLSRREIEKMRQAGQLAAALLDHLAPMVQPGITTLELNDEAEKWTKAHGAISAPLGYNGFPKSICTSINEVICHGIPHRKRVLQAGDIINVDVTPIVDGYHGDCSRTFFVGTPSPVAEKLVKVTEECLRLGIEAVKPGGKIGDIGAAIQSHAEAQGFSVVRDFVGHGISKIFHTAPQIPHYGKAGKGKRLRPGMVFTIEPMINEGTWEAVLLDDGWTAITKDGKLSAQFEHTIAVTEDGVEILTLGE, from the coding sequence ATGGGCGACACTATTACCCTCCTTTCCCGCCGAGAAATAGAAAAAATGCGGCAGGCGGGCCAACTAGCGGCGGCCCTACTTGATCACCTAGCGCCAATGGTGCAACCGGGCATAACTACCCTAGAGCTGAATGACGAAGCGGAAAAATGGACGAAAGCCCACGGAGCCATCAGCGCCCCCCTTGGTTATAACGGTTTCCCCAAGTCTATTTGCACCAGCATCAATGAAGTTATCTGCCATGGCATTCCCCACCGCAAACGGGTATTGCAGGCAGGAGACATCATCAACGTTGACGTTACCCCCATTGTGGACGGCTACCATGGCGACTGTTCCCGCACCTTTTTTGTCGGTACTCCCAGCCCAGTGGCAGAAAAACTGGTCAAAGTCACCGAAGAATGTCTACGCCTAGGCATTGAAGCAGTTAAACCCGGCGGTAAAATTGGTGATATTGGGGCCGCCATTCAAAGCCACGCTGAAGCCCAGGGATTTTCCGTTGTTCGTGATTTTGTTGGCCACGGCATTAGCAAAATTTTCCATACCGCTCCCCAAATTCCCCATTATGGCAAAGCAGGCAAAGGCAAAAGATTACGCCCAGGGATGGTGTTTACCATTGAGCCCATGATCAATGAAGGCACCTGGGAAGCGGTATTACTAGATGATGGTTGGACTGCCATCACCAAGGACGGTAAGCTCTCCGCCCAGTTTGAGCACACCATTGCCGTCACTGAAGATGGAGTGGAAATTTTGACCCTAGGGGAGTAA